The Cygnus atratus isolate AKBS03 ecotype Queensland, Australia chromosome 2, CAtr_DNAZoo_HiC_assembly, whole genome shotgun sequence genome window below encodes:
- the LOC118255485 gene encoding leucine-rich repeat-containing protein 30-like — translation MCVVMCLAERKADRGPCSTEDLSGCPWCMQQIVGYPPGLGSASHISGGRMNAAASFRCAPTGPDPLWRYLTEHDPKYEGKKKLKISGRELAAVPEQVFGLDQLQVLEMSPERESCLRHRLELLPRDISRLKNLTLLYMDSNNLKAIPAEIGSLRHLERLTLSNNRLSSLPPEMAALQRLRSLHLANNDLAELPAPLCQLRGLTFLDVSDNKIRTIPSGIRHLEKLETLLLLFNSLESLPEGICVLRNLHTLWLGNNRLRALPARFGELVNLDWGCNYCSCNFEGNPLESPPPEVCSRGPEEIRDYFLSLRRAQRE, via the coding sequence ATGTGTGTTGTTATGTGCCTGGCAGAGAGGAAAGCTGACAGAGGGCCTTGTTCGACCGAGGACCTCAGCGGTTGCCCGTGGTGCATGCAACAAATCGTCGGTTACCCTCCTGGGCTTGGTTCGGCCAGCCACATTTCTGGTGGGAGAATGAACGCAGCCGCCTCCTTCAGATGTGCCCCTACGGGTCCTGACCCACTCTGGAGGTACCTTACAGAGCATGACCCCAAGtatgaagggaagaagaaactgaagatcTCCGGCAGAGAGCTGGCAGCGGTTCCTGAGCAGGTCTTTGGCCTGGACCAGCTGCAGGTCCTGGAGATGAGCCCAGAACGAGAGAGCTGCCTGAGGCACCggctggagctgctcccccGAGACATCAGCCGCCTGAAGAACCTCACCCTCCTTTACATGGACTCCAACAACCTGAAGGCCATTCCTGCCGAAATCGGCTCTCTGAGGCACTTGGAGAGGCTCACCCTGAGCAACAACCGCCTGAGCTCCCTGCCCCCTGAAATGGCGGCGCTTCAGAGGCTGCGCAGCCTCCACCTGGCCAACAACGACCTGGCCGAACTGCCTGCCCCCCTCTGCCAGCTGAGGGGCCTCACCTTTCTGGACGTGAGCGACAACAAAATCCGCACAATCCCCTCCGGCATCCGGCATCTGGAGAAACTGGAAACGTTGCTGTTGCTCTTCAACTCCCTGGAGAGCCTGCCTGAGGGTATCTGTGTTTTAAGGAACCTGCACACGCTGTGGCTGGGAAACAACCGTTTACGGGCCCTTCCGGCAAGATTTGGGGAGCTGGTGAACTTGGACTGGGGATGCAATTACTGCTCGTGCAATTTTGAGGGGAATCCGCTGGAAAGTCCTCCCCCTGAAGTCTGCAGCAGAGGCCCTGAGGAGATCAGAGACTACTTCTTGTCGCTTCGTAGGGCGCAGAGAGAATAG